In Leisingera methylohalidivorans DSM 14336, a single genomic region encodes these proteins:
- a CDS encoding IS110 family transposase → MLHYVGLDVSVKSVSICVVDEDGEVLARGETSSDPDEIASFISEHSAKPERIVHESGILAI, encoded by the coding sequence ATGTTGCACTATGTTGGTCTGGACGTGTCCGTCAAATCCGTGTCGATCTGTGTTGTCGATGAAGATGGCGAGGTGCTGGCGCGCGGCGAAACCAGTTCGGATCCGGACGAGATTGCATCGTTTATTTCCGAACATTCCGCCAAGCCCGAGCGGATCGTGCATGAGAGCGGCATCCTGGCCATCTGA
- a CDS encoding YfcC family protein: MSAQQQEIEAGVQEEGIRMPHIYVILFVFTALAALATHFVPAGLYDRVTLANGRSAVDPGSFRYVEASPIGWEQFMLAVPNGLVNASTVVFFTFIIGGMFMVIRRTGVIDVVVDKLTRRFAARSVLMIPALMVIFAVVATLIGTQELALVYVPVILPLMIALRFDSITAVATALLATTAGFTAGVLNPINTGLGQSIAELPLYSGAGLRALLFICLLGAGIAYLMRYALRVQKNPEASLLANDPKEAAKRDTYVHDLDAPAMRFTTRQAWAGIAALMFFGLMVWGVLTRGWFMMEMAGLFVLMGATVGLISGLTPGKICDAFNEGFRDVLMGAIIVGLARAVAVMLEQGQVMDTLVHGLGHLVGDFPSSVSAVGMFVSQLGFNFVVPSGSGQALVTMPIMAPVSDLIGVTRQNAVLAYQLGDGLSNIFYPTSGYFMATLALAGVSWDRWVRFFLPLFGLWIGIAAAFLIYAQAVNWTG; this comes from the coding sequence ATGTCAGCACAGCAACAGGAGATTGAAGCCGGAGTTCAGGAGGAGGGAATCCGGATGCCGCATATCTACGTGATCCTATTCGTGTTCACGGCGCTGGCCGCGCTGGCGACACATTTCGTGCCAGCCGGGCTGTACGACCGGGTGACCCTGGCGAACGGACGCAGTGCCGTCGATCCGGGCTCCTTCCGATACGTCGAGGCCAGCCCGATCGGCTGGGAACAATTCATGCTGGCCGTGCCGAACGGTCTGGTGAACGCCTCGACGGTGGTGTTTTTCACCTTCATCATTGGCGGCATGTTCATGGTGATACGCCGCACCGGCGTGATCGATGTGGTTGTGGACAAGCTGACCCGGCGCTTCGCCGCGCGCAGCGTGCTGATGATTCCCGCGCTGATGGTGATTTTTGCGGTGGTGGCGACACTGATCGGCACTCAGGAGCTGGCGCTGGTCTATGTGCCGGTGATCCTGCCGCTGATGATCGCGCTGCGGTTCGACTCGATCACTGCGGTTGCCACCGCGCTGCTGGCGACGACAGCGGGCTTTACTGCCGGGGTGCTGAATCCGATCAACACCGGGCTGGGCCAGTCCATCGCTGAGTTGCCGCTCTACTCCGGCGCCGGACTGCGGGCTTTGCTGTTCATTTGCCTACTGGGGGCCGGGATAGCCTATCTGATGCGGTATGCGCTGCGGGTGCAGAAAAACCCGGAGGCGAGCCTGCTGGCCAATGACCCCAAGGAAGCCGCCAAGCGCGACACCTATGTGCATGACCTGGACGCGCCGGCAATGCGCTTTACCACCCGTCAGGCCTGGGCCGGGATTGCCGCGCTCATGTTCTTTGGCCTGATGGTCTGGGGCGTGCTGACCCGCGGCTGGTTCATGATGGAAATGGCGGGGCTGTTCGTGCTGATGGGCGCAACTGTCGGGCTGATTTCCGGGCTGACCCCGGGCAAGATCTGCGACGCCTTCAACGAAGGTTTCCGCGACGTGCTGATGGGCGCGATAATCGTCGGCCTGGCCCGTGCGGTGGCAGTCATGCTGGAGCAGGGCCAGGTGATGGACACGCTGGTGCATGGCTTGGGCCATCTTGTCGGCGACTTCCCCAGTTCGGTATCCGCGGTCGGCATGTTTGTGTCGCAGCTCGGCTTCAACTTCGTGGTTCCGTCAGGCAGCGGCCAGGCGCTGGTCACCATGCCGATCATGGCGCCGGTGTCGGACCTGATCGGCGTCACCCGCCAGAACGCCGTGCTGGCCTATCAGCTGGGCGATGGTCTCTCGAACATCTTCTATCCGACCTCGGGCTACTTCATGGCGACACTGGCGCTTGCCGGAGTGTCCTGGGACCGTTGGGTCCGGTTTTTCCTGCCGCTGTTCGGTCTATGGATCGGGATTGCGGCTGCATTCCTGATTTACGCGCAAGCAGTGAACTGGACCGGCTGA
- a CDS encoding winged helix-turn-helix transcriptional regulator: MKSYGQFCPIAKAAEIFCERWTALVIRNLGAGAERFNDIHRGVPHMSATLLTRRLRQLEAEGLLKRKRSQTGKSWTYHLTDAGAEFLPLVSALGTWGQRWTRRELRDGELDLGLLIWGMEYSVDPMAFGPSRHVLRLSVSDQPEHKRHYWFVCEAGNLDLCVADPGGGTDLFLDASLSNLISVYRGDVALEAAIDDGRLKVDGTPKHIRRLRRWFNFGTMAKTPSDEDGPSRRLVPTPSDPR, translated from the coding sequence ATGAAGAGCTATGGTCAATTCTGTCCCATCGCCAAGGCCGCGGAAATCTTTTGCGAACGCTGGACCGCGCTGGTCATCCGCAACCTCGGGGCCGGTGCGGAACGGTTCAATGACATACATCGCGGCGTGCCGCATATGTCCGCCACGCTGCTGACGCGGCGCCTGCGCCAGCTGGAAGCCGAAGGCCTCCTTAAGCGCAAGCGAAGCCAGACGGGGAAAAGCTGGACGTATCACCTGACCGACGCCGGTGCCGAGTTTCTGCCCCTTGTCAGCGCGCTCGGGACATGGGGGCAAAGGTGGACACGGCGTGAGCTCAGGGACGGCGAGCTCGATTTGGGGCTGCTGATCTGGGGGATGGAATATTCCGTCGATCCCATGGCGTTCGGACCAAGCCGCCACGTCCTGCGCCTGAGCGTTTCCGACCAGCCGGAGCACAAGAGGCATTACTGGTTCGTGTGCGAAGCAGGAAACCTCGACCTTTGCGTTGCCGATCCCGGCGGGGGCACCGATCTGTTTCTGGATGCTTCGCTCAGCAACCTGATCAGTGTCTATCGCGGCGATGTCGCACTGGAGGCCGCGATCGACGACGGGCGGCTTAAGGTCGATGGAACGCCGAAGCACATCCGGCGTCTGCGCCGCTGGTTCAACTTCGGCACCATGGCCAAGACACCGTCAGATGAGGACGGTCCGTCCCGGCGATTGGTGCCGACGCCTTCCGATCCCCGATAG
- a CDS encoding class I SAM-dependent methyltransferase: MNVNTLSPEARMWGQPGKSYDGISFGLSDTISHTVQALWPRPGERILDIGTGTGWAARLAAWRGAAVTGMDIAPGMLEAAGTLSAGFDPRPVFQQAAAEALPFADGSFDGVISTYGVIFSKAPKKAAAEMARVLRPGGRLALATWSDSPDGYIAGFFALVGQWSDAPPPPASPFDWGRETWLKEVLGAHFEIESREQVTTFYAPDVTTVWEEYVKGFGPVAATCATLPPDRREEFRTAFEEFHRPYETGLGLVIPRLALVVRGVRH; the protein is encoded by the coding sequence ATGAACGTCAACACATTAAGCCCTGAAGCACGGATGTGGGGCCAGCCGGGCAAATCCTACGACGGCATATCGTTCGGCCTGTCCGACACGATATCGCATACGGTTCAGGCCCTTTGGCCACGGCCCGGCGAACGCATCCTCGACATCGGAACGGGCACGGGCTGGGCCGCACGGCTTGCGGCCTGGCGCGGCGCCGCCGTCACCGGCATGGACATTGCACCTGGTATGCTCGAAGCGGCCGGAACGCTGTCGGCCGGGTTTGATCCCCGGCCGGTTTTTCAACAGGCGGCGGCCGAGGCGCTTCCTTTCGCTGACGGGAGCTTCGATGGGGTGATCTCCACCTATGGCGTCATCTTCTCGAAAGCGCCAAAGAAGGCCGCGGCCGAAATGGCGCGTGTGCTCCGGCCCGGAGGCCGCCTGGCGCTGGCAACCTGGTCCGACAGTCCCGACGGATACATCGCGGGCTTCTTCGCATTGGTCGGACAATGGTCCGATGCGCCTCCGCCACCCGCCTCGCCCTTCGACTGGGGCCGCGAAACTTGGTTGAAGGAGGTCTTGGGCGCGCACTTTGAGATCGAGAGCCGCGAACAGGTGACGACGTTTTATGCCCCTGACGTGACCACGGTGTGGGAGGAATACGTCAAAGGGTTTGGTCCGGTCGCGGCCACCTGCGCCACCCTCCCGCCGGACCGGCGAGAGGAATTCAGGACCGCATTCGAGGAGTTCCACCGGCCGTATGAGACCGGGCTGGGCCTGGTGATACCAAGGCTTGCTCTTGTCGTCCGCGGCGTCCGGCATTGA
- a CDS encoding formate dehydrogenase subunit delta has product MMANQLASFLKTQTGGGQAEEVAADINDCCEPRMRSQLIRYAAMGEPGLHPLVQRAMRSVRAPADG; this is encoded by the coding sequence ATGATGGCCAACCAGCTGGCCTCCTTTCTCAAAACCCAGACTGGCGGCGGCCAGGCCGAAGAGGTGGCTGCCGACATCAACGATTGCTGCGAGCCGCGGATGCGCAGCCAGCTGATACGCTATGCTGCAATGGGGGAACCGGGATTGCACCCGCTGGTGCAGAGGGCAATGCGTTCGGTGCGCGCACCTGCAGATGGATAG
- a CDS encoding GntR family transcriptional regulator — MKDATGSGQELQADQAFEALLAALRQGTLRANEFISMPKLAELLGFPIAATREAVKRAETQSLVSILPKRGIVVMDASPEVTRACLDMRALLDKEGACRLIRAGVPLPLNSLRGAHETMLQLPQCGSCADLPVQALETDLSLHDMLASGLDNPFLRSAYDANRNRLSVIQAARAFLVDRIVSAMEEHLAIIAALRAQDTEQAAKAIDHHCRQTMRWWGVEER; from the coding sequence ATGAAAGACGCGACCGGATCAGGACAAGAGCTGCAGGCGGACCAGGCTTTTGAAGCGCTGCTCGCAGCTTTGCGGCAAGGCACGCTCAGGGCTAATGAATTCATTTCCATGCCCAAACTTGCCGAATTGCTCGGCTTTCCGATTGCCGCCACCCGCGAGGCCGTCAAGCGGGCAGAGACACAGTCCCTTGTCAGTATCCTGCCCAAGCGCGGCATCGTGGTGATGGACGCGAGCCCGGAAGTGACGCGGGCCTGCCTGGACATGCGGGCGCTGCTGGACAAGGAGGGGGCTTGCCGTCTGATCCGGGCCGGTGTGCCGCTGCCGCTCAACAGCCTTCGGGGAGCGCATGAAACGATGCTGCAGCTGCCGCAATGCGGCAGCTGCGCGGATCTGCCGGTCCAGGCACTCGAAACCGATCTGAGCTTGCATGACATGCTGGCGAGCGGGCTGGACAACCCCTTCCTGCGCAGCGCCTATGATGCCAACCGAAACCGTCTTTCGGTGATTCAGGCCGCCCGCGCCTTTCTGGTTGACCGCATTGTCAGCGCCATGGAGGAGCACCTCGCCATCATCGCAGCCCTGCGCGCCCAAGACACCGAACAGGCTGCGAAGGCAATCGACCACCACTGCCGTCAGACAATGCGCTGGTGGGGAGTCGAGGAGCGCTAA
- a CDS encoding IS110 family transposase encodes MEKRGLPIICIDARLAHKALSGRINKSDTGEAEGLAHLARTGWFSRVHIRSEASERVRVLIGARERLIRMRKDLEAHVRGVLKIFGICMGPVGRADLRQGFRDQLAEAGQTDPALGLMADMFIPIHRALCAAAEAMDGDLRLIARQSGLARRLMTVPGVGPVVALSFIASLDNAERFRRSRDVGAFLGLTPRRHQSGDMDWSGRISKCGDRDLRRLLYSAATTLITQVRKPSQLRAWAKRLQDRKGFKKAAVAASRKLAVVMMSIWRAGTIFEPERELII; translated from the coding sequence CTGGAGAAACGCGGCCTTCCGATCATCTGCATTGATGCCCGCCTGGCGCACAAGGCGCTGTCTGGGCGGATCAACAAGTCCGATACCGGTGAAGCCGAAGGGCTGGCGCATCTGGCCCGCACCGGCTGGTTCAGCCGGGTTCACATCAGAAGCGAGGCGTCGGAGCGGGTTCGCGTTCTTATTGGCGCACGGGAGCGCCTGATCAGGATGCGCAAGGACCTTGAAGCGCATGTTCGCGGAGTGCTGAAGATTTTCGGGATCTGCATGGGGCCAGTAGGCCGGGCAGACCTGCGGCAGGGCTTCCGCGACCAGCTCGCAGAGGCAGGCCAGACCGACCCGGCGCTCGGCCTGATGGCGGATATGTTCATCCCGATCCACAGGGCGCTGTGCGCAGCCGCGGAAGCGATGGACGGCGATCTCAGGCTCATCGCGCGCCAAAGCGGCCTTGCCCGCCGCCTCATGACCGTCCCGGGCGTTGGGCCTGTCGTCGCGCTGTCCTTTATCGCTTCCCTCGACAATGCGGAGCGTTTCCGGAGATCGAGGGACGTCGGCGCCTTTCTCGGCCTCACTCCGCGGCGTCACCAATCCGGAGACATGGACTGGTCCGGCCGGATATCAAAATGCGGAGATCGTGATCTGCGAAGACTGCTCTACTCCGCGGCCACCACCTTAATCACCCAGGTCAGAAAGCCATCACAGCTGCGCGCTTGGGCCAAGAGGCTGCAAGACCGAAAAGGCTTCAAGAAAGCTGCTGTCGCGGCATCCCGAAAACTCGCCGTCGTCATGATGTCCATCTGGCGCGCTGGCACGATCTTTGAACCAGAAAGGGAGCTCATAATCTGA